A genomic segment from Paramixta manurensis encodes:
- the hisS gene encoding histidine--tRNA ligase: protein MAKNIQAIRGMNDYLPADTAVWQRIEGILKQVLASYGYSEIRVPIVEQTPLFKRAIGEVTDVVEKEMYTFEDRNGESLTLRPEGTAGCVRAGIEHGLLYNQEQRLWYIGPMFRYERPQKGRYRQFHQIGAEVFGLQGPDIDAEMIMMTARWWKALGIADHVSLELNSIGSLEARARYREALVAFLEQHQEVLDEDCKRRMYTNPLRVLDSKNPDVQQLLNDAPKLFDYLDEESRDHFAGLCGLLDDAGITYTVNQRLVRGLDYYNRTVFEWVTTSLGSQGTVCGGGRYDGLVEQLGGRATPGVGFAMGLERLVLLVQAVNPEFEPTRIVDVYVIASGQGVQSAAMQLAEKLRDATPQLKLMTNFGGGNFKKQFARADKWGARVALVLGEDEIAAGQVVVKDLRTGEQQTLAQDLLANTLATLLK, encoded by the coding sequence GTGGCGAAGAATATTCAAGCAATTAGGGGCATGAACGACTATCTGCCGGCAGATACCGCCGTGTGGCAGCGTATTGAAGGTATTCTGAAGCAGGTGCTGGCCAGCTATGGTTACAGCGAAATTCGTGTACCGATTGTAGAGCAGACACCGTTATTCAAACGCGCGATTGGTGAAGTTACCGACGTGGTTGAAAAAGAGATGTATACCTTTGAGGATCGCAACGGCGAAAGCCTGACGCTGCGTCCGGAGGGGACGGCGGGTTGCGTACGCGCCGGCATCGAGCATGGTCTGCTGTACAATCAAGAACAACGCTTGTGGTATATCGGCCCAATGTTCCGCTATGAACGTCCGCAAAAAGGGCGTTATCGTCAATTCCATCAAATAGGCGCCGAGGTCTTTGGTCTACAAGGGCCGGATATTGATGCCGAAATGATTATGATGACCGCTCGCTGGTGGAAAGCGTTGGGGATTGCCGATCACGTCTCGCTTGAACTGAACTCTATTGGTTCGCTGGAGGCGCGTGCGCGTTACCGTGAGGCGTTGGTTGCCTTCCTTGAGCAGCATCAAGAGGTGCTGGATGAGGATTGTAAACGCCGTATGTACACTAATCCGCTGCGTGTGCTGGACAGCAAAAATCCTGACGTTCAACAGTTGCTGAATGATGCGCCAAAGCTGTTTGACTACCTCGATGAAGAGTCACGCGACCATTTTGCTGGCTTGTGTGGGCTGTTGGATGACGCTGGCATCACCTATACCGTTAATCAGCGCTTGGTGCGAGGGTTAGATTACTATAACCGCACGGTGTTTGAATGGGTTACCACCAGTTTAGGCTCACAGGGCACGGTATGCGGCGGCGGCCGTTACGATGGCTTGGTTGAGCAATTAGGTGGCCGTGCGACGCCGGGCGTAGGCTTTGCCATGGGGCTTGAGCGTTTAGTTCTGTTGGTGCAAGCGGTTAATCCGGAATTTGAACCGACACGCATTGTTGATGTCTATGTTATCGCTTCCGGTCAGGGTGTGCAGTCAGCGGCGATGCAACTGGCGGAAAAATTACGTGATGCTACGCCGCAATTGAAATTAATGACCAACTTTGGCGGTGGTAATTTTAAGAAGCAGTTCGCCCGGGCGGATAAATGGGGCGCTCGCGTCGCGCTGGTTTTGGGTGAAGATGAGATCGCAGCAGGGCAGGTAGTGGTTAAAGATCTGCGCACTGGCGAACAGCAGACGCTGGCGCAAGACCTGCTGGCTAATACCTTGGCCACGCTGTTGAAATAA
- a CDS encoding M4 family metallopeptidase — MYYGVIPPYILRKIIDNCSGQQQDRARRTLTHVQSLMAKNRRKPTASQTAVAGHVEREIYDTQNTETLPGTLVRKEGQPGNNDVAADEAWEYLGVTWDFYSQAYQRNSLDNQGLTLKGTVHYGQDYQNAFWNGQQMVFGDGDGEIFNRFTIAIDVVGHELTHGVTETEAGLIYFEQAGALNESISDVFGSLVKQFHLKQSADQADWIIGEGLLAEGINGRGLRSMAEPGTAYDDPKLGKDPQPAHMDDYVNTREDNGGVHLNSGIPNRAFYLTAKALGGYAWELAGQAWYDTLCDKALPQDADFETFAQFTLRHGQTRFNKSVAQAIEEAWKQVGVLS; from the coding sequence ATGTACTATGGCGTTATACCTCCCTATATCTTGCGTAAAATTATCGATAATTGTTCCGGCCAGCAGCAGGATCGCGCGCGCCGTACGCTGACGCATGTTCAGAGTTTGATGGCGAAAAATCGACGCAAGCCAACCGCGTCGCAAACTGCCGTTGCCGGCCATGTTGAACGCGAGATTTATGATACGCAAAATACCGAAACCTTACCCGGTACGCTGGTGCGTAAAGAGGGGCAACCGGGAAATAACGATGTTGCTGCCGATGAGGCGTGGGAATATCTTGGCGTCACCTGGGATTTTTACTCGCAAGCCTATCAACGCAACTCGCTGGACAATCAAGGGCTGACGTTAAAAGGAACCGTGCATTACGGCCAGGATTATCAGAATGCGTTCTGGAATGGGCAGCAAATGGTGTTTGGCGATGGTGATGGCGAGATCTTTAACCGCTTTACCATTGCGATTGATGTGGTGGGTCACGAGCTTACGCATGGCGTAACGGAAACCGAAGCAGGCTTAATCTATTTTGAACAGGCTGGCGCGTTAAATGAGTCGATTTCCGATGTGTTTGGCTCGCTAGTAAAACAATTTCACCTTAAACAAAGCGCCGATCAGGCCGACTGGATTATTGGCGAAGGGTTGTTGGCAGAGGGTATCAATGGCCGTGGATTGCGTTCGATGGCTGAGCCTGGCACCGCCTATGATGATCCTAAGCTGGGGAAAGATCCGCAGCCCGCGCATATGGATGATTACGTTAATACGCGTGAAGATAATGGCGGCGTGCATCTTAATTCGGGTATCCCTAATCGCGCTTTTTATCTTACTGCAAAAGCCCTTGGCGGCTACGCCTGGGAGCTGGCAGGACAAGCCTGGTACGATACTTTGTGTGATAAAGCGCTGCCGCAGGATGCCGATTTTGAAACCTTCGCGCAATTCACCTTACGCCACGGGCAAACACGCTTTAACAAATCGGTAGCACAAGCGATCGAGGAGGCCTGGAAGCAGGTCGGCGTTTTATCATGA
- a CDS encoding zinc ribbon domain-containing protein yields MEPLCPACKHELQLTEKGFHCAECGAQYAREARCPDCGQPLEVLKACGAVDYFCQHGHGLISKKRVVFVVA; encoded by the coding sequence ATGGAACCACTCTGTCCAGCTTGTAAGCATGAGCTGCAGCTTACCGAAAAGGGGTTTCACTGTGCCGAATGTGGCGCGCAATATGCGCGCGAAGCACGCTGCCCGGATTGCGGCCAGCCGTTAGAGGTATTAAAAGCCTGTGGGGCAGTGGACTATTTTTGCCAGCACGGTCACGGCTTAATATCGAAGAAGCGGGTGGTGTTTGTGGTGGCGTAA
- the bamB gene encoding outer membrane protein assembly factor BamB: MELRKYLLPGLVSVTLLSGCSLFSGEEDVVKMAPLPKVENQFTPEKVWSTSVGDGVGDFYSNLHPAWQDSTVFAADRFGIVKALDASNGKEKWKVNLSENKGFFSKNLPALLSGGITATADHIYIGSERGVVFALNSADGKTAWQTQVAGEAVSRPVVSDGLVLIHTSNGMLQGLDQNSGSIKWTVNLDMPALSLRGESAPATAFGGAIVGGDNGRVSAVILNQGQLIWQQRISQPSGATEIDRLSDVDTTPVIVNGVVYALAYNGNLTALDLRSGQILWKREIGSVKDLIVDAGRIYLVDQDDRVIALNTDGGVAIWRQSELLHRNLTSPVLYNGYIVVGDSEGYLHWLNTDDGRFVAQQKVDSSGFQTEPVVASDKLLIQSKDGEVYAFTR; encoded by the coding sequence ATGGAATTACGTAAATACCTGCTGCCCGGACTGGTCTCAGTCACGTTACTCAGCGGTTGTTCGCTGTTCAGCGGCGAAGAAGATGTAGTGAAAATGGCCCCGTTGCCGAAAGTTGAAAACCAGTTCACGCCGGAAAAAGTCTGGAGTACTTCTGTGGGGGATGGCGTTGGTGATTTTTATTCCAATCTGCATCCTGCATGGCAAGACAGTACGGTGTTTGCCGCCGATCGTTTTGGTATCGTGAAAGCGCTTGATGCCTCGAACGGTAAAGAAAAATGGAAGGTTAACCTCTCGGAAAACAAAGGGTTCTTCTCTAAAAATCTTCCTGCATTACTGTCTGGCGGTATCACCGCAACAGCCGATCATATCTATATCGGTAGCGAACGTGGCGTAGTGTTTGCGCTGAATAGCGCAGACGGGAAAACCGCATGGCAAACGCAAGTTGCGGGCGAAGCAGTATCGCGTCCGGTGGTCAGTGACGGCTTAGTCTTGATCCACACCAGTAACGGTATGTTGCAGGGGCTGGATCAGAACAGCGGTTCAATTAAGTGGACGGTTAACCTTGATATGCCCGCTCTGTCGCTGCGCGGCGAGTCGGCGCCGGCAACCGCATTTGGCGGTGCCATTGTGGGTGGCGATAACGGGCGTGTTAGCGCGGTTATCCTTAACCAGGGCCAGTTGATTTGGCAGCAGCGCATTTCCCAACCGAGCGGCGCAACCGAAATTGATCGCCTGAGTGATGTGGATACCACGCCGGTAATTGTGAATGGTGTGGTCTATGCGCTGGCGTACAACGGGAATCTGACCGCGTTGGATTTGCGCTCCGGTCAGATTTTATGGAAACGTGAAATCGGCTCGGTGAAAGATCTTATTGTTGATGCGGGTCGTATCTATCTGGTGGATCAAGACGATCGCGTTATCGCGCTTAATACCGATGGCGGTGTGGCTATCTGGCGTCAAAGCGAGTTATTGCACCGTAATCTGACCTCGCCAGTGTTGTATAATGGTTATATCGTGGTCGGCGACAGCGAAGGTTATCTGCATTGGCTGAATACCGATGATGGCCGTTTCGTCGCTCAGCAAAAAGTGGATAGCTCCGGCTTCCAGACCGAACCAGTGGTGGCCAGCGATAAGCTGTTGATTCAGTCAAAAGACGGTGAAGTGTACGCGTTTACGCGTTAG
- a CDS encoding protealysin inhibitor emfourin yields MKPLPDLNDDAVIDLAREGGFAFIPKLAAERRIALAGLPLSQKQRVCAILRQAMSLGEPPSANNPAGHGDQFYFRLRISYITAQQTGDIVLLIPESQAPEELKKLWQEGE; encoded by the coding sequence ATGAAACCGCTGCCCGATCTGAATGATGATGCGGTGATTGATCTCGCGCGCGAGGGCGGGTTTGCCTTTATCCCGAAACTGGCGGCTGAGCGGCGTATTGCGCTAGCAGGTTTGCCGCTTTCACAAAAACAGCGCGTGTGCGCCATTCTCAGGCAGGCAATGTCGCTTGGCGAGCCGCCAAGCGCGAACAACCCCGCCGGGCATGGCGATCAATTTTATTTTCGGTTACGAATCAGCTACATCACCGCACAACAGACGGGCGATATTGTGTTGCTGATTCCCGAAAGCCAAGCGCCAGAGGAGTTGAAAAAACTGTGGCAAGAGGGTGAGTAA
- the xseA gene encoding exodeoxyribonuclease VII large subunit: MSLPPTANIFTVSRLNTTVRKLLEGEMGQVWLSAEISNFSQPASGHWYFTLKDDAAQVRSAMFRNSNRRVTFRPQNGQQVLVRANITLYEPRGDYQLIVESMQPAGDGLLQQQFEQLKQLLAAEGLFDARFKQALPSPATCVGVITSATGAALHDVLRVLHRRDPALPVVIYPTPVQGSDAPASIARAIELANLRAECDVLIVGRGGGSLEDLWSFNDQRVARAIFASRIPIVSAVGHETDVTIADFVADLRAPTPSAAAELVSRNQIELLRQLQAQQQRLSMAMDYYLAQKQRQFTRLHHRLQQQHPQLQLARQQTQLFKLQRRLDDAMQQRLRLAGRQQEHLTQRLAAQQPQNRLHRAQQTLQQWHYRLQQAMHSQLNRDKQRFSTLAAQLEGVSPLATLARGFSVTTAVDGSVVKQTRQLHTGDTLKTRLDDGWVESEVTKVLPQKKPRR; the protein is encoded by the coding sequence ATGTCGCTACCGCCAACCGCCAATATTTTTACCGTCAGCCGTTTGAATACCACGGTGCGTAAGCTGCTGGAAGGAGAAATGGGTCAGGTCTGGCTGAGCGCGGAAATCTCCAACTTTTCGCAACCCGCCTCCGGTCACTGGTATTTCACCTTAAAGGATGATGCCGCCCAAGTCCGCAGCGCCATGTTCCGCAACAGTAACCGCCGCGTCACTTTTCGTCCGCAAAACGGCCAACAGGTCTTAGTGCGTGCCAACATCACGTTGTACGAGCCGCGCGGTGATTATCAGTTGATCGTTGAGAGCATGCAGCCTGCTGGCGATGGGCTACTGCAGCAACAGTTTGAGCAGTTAAAACAGCTACTGGCTGCCGAAGGTCTGTTCGATGCACGCTTTAAACAAGCTCTCCCCTCTCCGGCGACCTGCGTTGGCGTGATCACTTCCGCCACTGGTGCCGCATTACATGATGTGTTGCGCGTGCTGCACCGCCGCGATCCCGCGTTACCGGTGGTCATTTATCCTACCCCGGTTCAGGGCAGCGACGCTCCGGCATCGATTGCGCGGGCTATTGAACTCGCCAACCTGCGCGCCGAATGCGACGTTTTAATTGTCGGTCGCGGCGGCGGCTCGCTGGAGGATTTATGGAGCTTTAACGACCAACGCGTCGCGCGGGCTATTTTCGCCAGCCGTATTCCTATTGTCAGCGCGGTAGGCCATGAAACCGATGTCACCATCGCGGATTTTGTCGCCGATTTGCGTGCACCAACGCCCTCGGCGGCAGCGGAATTGGTTAGCCGTAATCAAATCGAATTATTGCGCCAGTTACAAGCGCAGCAACAGCGCCTGTCGATGGCCATGGATTATTATCTGGCCCAGAAACAACGCCAGTTCACCCGCTTGCACCACCGCTTACAGCAACAGCATCCACAGCTTCAGCTTGCGCGCCAGCAAACACAGTTATTTAAGCTTCAGCGCCGCCTGGATGATGCGATGCAGCAACGCTTACGCCTGGCGGGCCGCCAGCAGGAGCATTTAACACAGCGGCTTGCCGCGCAACAACCGCAAAACCGTCTCCATCGCGCCCAGCAAACACTGCAACAATGGCACTATCGTTTACAGCAGGCAATGCATAGCCAGCTCAATCGCGATAAGCAACGCTTTTCTACTCTTGCCGCACAGTTGGAGGGCGTTAGCCCGCTGGCGACGCTAGCGCGTGGGTTTAGCGTCACCACTGCCGTTGATGGTTCGGTCGTAAAGCAAACTCGCCAGTTGCACACCGGCGACACGTTGAAAACCCGGCTGGATGATGGCTGGGTTGAGAGTGAAGTCACCAAAGTTTTACCGCAAAAAAAGCCGAGACGCTGA
- the ispG gene encoding flavodoxin-dependent (E)-4-hydroxy-3-methylbut-2-enyl-diphosphate synthase — protein MHNQAPINRRKSTRIYVGKVPVGDGAPIAVQSMTNTRTTDVAATVNQIKALERVGVDIVRVSVPTMDAAEAFKLIKQQVNVPLVADIHFDYRIALKVAEYGVDCLRINPGNIGNNERIRQVVDCARDNNIPIRIGVNAGSLEKDLQEKYGEPTPQALLESAMRHVDHLDRLNFDQFKVSVKASDVFLAVESYRLLAKQIDQPLHLGITEAGGARAGAVKSAIGLGLLLSEGIGDTLRISLAADPVEEVKVGFDILKSLRIRSRGINFIACPTCSRQEFDVIGTVNALEQRLEDIITPMDVSIIGCVVNGPGEALVSTLGVTGSNKKSGFYEDGVRQRDRLDNEDMIDQLEARIRAKASMLDENRRIDVQQVEK, from the coding sequence ATGCATAACCAGGCCCCCATTAACCGTCGCAAATCAACGCGGATTTACGTCGGCAAGGTGCCCGTGGGCGACGGCGCGCCGATCGCCGTACAATCAATGACCAATACGCGCACCACCGATGTTGCCGCGACGGTTAATCAAATTAAAGCGCTGGAGCGTGTCGGCGTGGATATCGTTCGCGTCTCGGTGCCGACGATGGATGCGGCGGAAGCGTTTAAACTCATCAAGCAGCAGGTCAATGTTCCGCTGGTGGCGGATATTCATTTTGATTATCGCATTGCGCTAAAAGTGGCGGAGTATGGCGTTGACTGCCTGCGTATCAACCCCGGCAATATCGGTAATAATGAACGCATTCGCCAGGTGGTTGATTGCGCGCGTGATAATAATATCCCGATCCGCATTGGCGTTAACGCCGGTTCGCTGGAAAAAGATCTGCAAGAAAAATACGGTGAACCTACGCCGCAGGCTTTGCTGGAATCGGCGATGCGGCATGTGGATCATCTTGATCGTCTCAACTTCGATCAGTTCAAAGTTAGCGTAAAAGCGTCTGATGTATTCCTCGCGGTGGAGTCGTATCGTCTGCTGGCAAAACAGATTGATCAACCGCTGCACCTTGGGATCACCGAAGCAGGCGGCGCACGCGCCGGCGCGGTGAAATCGGCTATCGGGTTGGGTCTGCTGCTTTCCGAGGGGATTGGCGACACGCTGCGTATTTCGTTGGCCGCCGATCCGGTGGAGGAAGTCAAAGTTGGTTTTGATATTCTGAAATCTCTGCGCATTCGTTCGCGTGGCATCAACTTTATCGCCTGTCCCACCTGTTCACGCCAGGAGTTTGACGTTATTGGTACGGTAAACGCCCTCGAACAACGTTTGGAAGATATTATTACCCCGATGGATGTTTCTATCATCGGTTGCGTGGTCAACGGCCCCGGCGAAGCGCTGGTTTCAACGCTTGGCGTTACTGGTAGTAATAAGAAAAGCGGCTTTTACGAAGACGGCGTGCGCCAGCGCGACCGCCTTGATAACGAAGATATGATCGATCAACTTGAGGCGCGTATCCGGGCGAAAGCGTCAATGCTGGATGAAAATCGCCGTATTGATGTGCAGCAGGTTGAAAAATAA
- a CDS encoding YfgM family protein, with protein MEVYSNENEQVDALRRFFADNGKALVIGVVLGVGALVGWRYWSNHENGSAKETSAEYQKLTTELDGSKPQTVEAVTQFASNNNNTYGALASLDLAKQYVDKNDLGNAVTQLQRGLQDTKDANLQAVLNLRLARIQLQQKKADEVLKTLDGIKGDGWTAIVADLRGEALLSKGDKQGARDAWKKGIDSDASPALKEMMQMKMNNLG; from the coding sequence GTGGAAGTCTATAGCAACGAAAACGAACAGGTTGATGCACTCCGTCGTTTCTTTGCCGACAATGGTAAAGCATTGGTGATTGGTGTGGTGCTGGGCGTGGGTGCCTTAGTGGGCTGGCGTTACTGGAGCAACCACGAAAATGGCAGCGCGAAAGAAACCTCGGCAGAGTATCAAAAACTGACTACTGAACTGGATGGCAGCAAGCCGCAGACCGTTGAGGCGGTAACGCAATTCGCCAGCAACAACAATAACACCTATGGCGCGTTGGCTTCGCTCGATCTGGCTAAACAGTACGTTGATAAGAACGACTTGGGTAATGCGGTAACGCAATTGCAACGCGGTTTGCAAGACACTAAAGATGCCAACCTTCAGGCGGTGCTTAATTTGCGTCTGGCGCGTATCCAACTGCAACAGAAAAAAGCGGACGAGGTGTTGAAGACCCTTGATGGTATTAAAGGCGATGGCTGGACCGCTATTGTTGCCGATCTTCGTGGTGAAGCATTATTGAGTAAAGGCGATAAACAGGGCGCGCGTGATGCGTGGAAAAAAGGCATTGATTCGGATGCTTCTCCGGCGCTGAAAGAAATGATGCAGATGAAAATGAATAACTTAGGTTAA
- the guaB gene encoding IMP dehydrogenase: MLRIAKEALTFDDVLLVPAHSTVLPNTADLSTQLTKSIRLNIPMLSAAMDTVTEANLAIALAQEGGLGFIHKNMSIERQADEVRKVKKHESGVVTDPQTVLPDTPLQEVKALTERNGFAGYPVVNSDNELVGIITGRDVRFVTDMSLPVSAVMTPKERLVTVKEGEARDIVLQKMHEKRVEKALVVDDSFHLLGMITVKDFQKAERKPHACKDEHGRLRVGAAVGAGAGNEERVDALVAAGVDVLLIDSSHGHSEGVLQRIRETRAKYPDLQIVGGNVATGAGALALVEAGVSAVKVGIGPGSICTTRIVTGVGVPQITAVSDAVAALEGTGIPVIADGGIRFSGDIAKAIAAGAACVMVGSMLAGTEESPGEIELYQGRAFKSYRGMGSLGAMSKGSSDRYFQTDNAADKLVPEGIEGRVAYKGRLKEIVHQQMGGLRSCMGLTGCGTIDALRTKAEFVRISGAGISESHVHDVTITKESPNYRMGS, translated from the coding sequence ATGCTACGAATCGCTAAAGAAGCACTCACTTTTGACGACGTTTTACTCGTTCCCGCACACTCTACCGTTCTGCCTAATACGGCCGATCTCAGCACGCAACTGACGAAGTCTATTCGTTTAAACATCCCTATGCTTTCTGCCGCGATGGATACCGTGACCGAAGCGAATCTGGCCATTGCGCTGGCGCAAGAGGGCGGTCTGGGGTTCATTCACAAGAATATGTCCATTGAACGTCAGGCTGACGAAGTCCGCAAAGTGAAGAAACATGAAAGCGGCGTAGTGACCGACCCGCAGACCGTGTTGCCAGATACCCCTTTGCAGGAAGTGAAAGCGCTGACCGAACGTAACGGTTTTGCCGGTTATCCGGTAGTAAACAGTGATAACGAGCTGGTCGGCATTATTACCGGTCGTGATGTGCGCTTCGTTACCGATATGAGCTTGCCGGTCTCCGCTGTGATGACGCCGAAAGAGCGTTTGGTCACGGTAAAAGAGGGTGAAGCACGCGATATCGTTCTGCAAAAAATGCATGAAAAACGTGTGGAAAAAGCGCTGGTGGTGGATGACAGTTTCCACCTGCTGGGCATGATCACCGTGAAAGATTTCCAAAAAGCGGAACGTAAACCTCATGCCTGTAAAGACGAGCACGGTCGCCTGCGCGTCGGGGCGGCGGTGGGTGCCGGTGCTGGTAACGAGGAGCGTGTTGACGCGCTGGTCGCCGCTGGCGTGGATGTGCTGTTGATTGACTCCTCGCATGGGCATTCTGAAGGGGTGTTGCAGCGTATTCGCGAAACGCGCGCCAAGTATCCCGATCTACAAATTGTTGGCGGTAATGTGGCAACCGGCGCGGGCGCACTGGCGTTGGTCGAAGCGGGCGTGAGCGCGGTGAAAGTCGGCATTGGCCCCGGCTCAATTTGTACTACCCGCATCGTTACTGGCGTCGGCGTACCGCAAATCACCGCCGTTTCTGACGCGGTTGCCGCGCTGGAAGGCACCGGCATCCCGGTGATTGCCGATGGTGGCATTCGCTTCTCGGGTGATATTGCCAAAGCGATCGCCGCAGGCGCCGCGTGTGTGATGGTTGGCTCAATGCTGGCCGGTACCGAAGAGTCACCGGGAGAAATCGAACTCTACCAAGGGCGCGCGTTTAAATCTTATCGCGGTATGGGTTCGCTGGGTGCGATGTCTAAAGGTTCTTCTGACCGTTACTTCCAGACCGATAATGCGGCTGACAAATTGGTCCCGGAAGGGATTGAAGGCCGTGTCGCTTATAAAGGGCGCCTGAAAGAGATTGTTCACCAGCAAATGGGCGGCCTACGTTCTTGTATGGGCTTAACCGGTTGCGGCACGATTGACGCACTGCGCACCAAAGCGGAGTTTGTGCGGATCAGCGGCGCCGGTATTTCGGAAAGCCACGTCCATGATGTGACGATTACCAAAGAGTCGCCGAACTACCGTATGGGGTCATAA
- the der gene encoding ribosome biogenesis GTPase Der: MVPVVALVGRPNVGKSTLFNRLTRTRDALVADFPGLTRDRKYGRAEVEGREFIAIDTGGIDGSEEGVETRMAEQSLLAIEEADVVLFMVDARAGLMPADQAIAKHLRSREKPTFLVANKTDGLDPDAAVVDFYSLGLGDIHPIAASHGRGVTSLLETVLLPWMGDTESVGPLTEEEENEAYWAALAAEENGELPEGEEEEDFDPTGLPIKLAIVGRPNVGKSTLTNRILGEDRVVVYDMPGTTRDSIYIPMERDDREYILIDTAGVRKRGKITDTVEKFSVIKTLQAIEDANVVLLVIDAREGISDQDLSLLGFILNSGRSLVIVVNKWDGLSQEVKDEVKETLDFRLGFIDFARIHFISALHGSGVGNLFESITEAYDCSTRRVNTSMLTRIMSMAEDDHQPPLVRGRRVKLKYAHAGGYNPPIVVIHGNQVKDLPDSYKRYLMNYFRRSLNVMGTPIRIQFKEGDNPFAGKRNLLTPNQQRKRKRLMSHLKKNKR; encoded by the coding sequence ATGGTACCTGTGGTCGCGCTGGTTGGGCGTCCCAACGTGGGCAAATCCACCCTGTTTAACCGTTTAACGCGTACGCGAGATGCGCTGGTTGCGGATTTTCCTGGTCTTACTCGCGATCGCAAGTACGGTCGAGCCGAAGTGGAAGGACGTGAGTTTATTGCCATTGATACCGGTGGTATTGATGGGAGTGAAGAAGGGGTAGAAACGCGTATGGCGGAACAATCGCTGCTGGCGATTGAAGAGGCTGACGTGGTGCTGTTTATGGTCGATGCTCGCGCCGGTTTGATGCCTGCCGATCAGGCGATTGCTAAGCACTTGCGTTCGCGTGAAAAACCGACTTTTTTGGTGGCTAACAAAACCGATGGTCTCGATCCGGATGCTGCCGTGGTGGATTTTTACTCGCTGGGGTTGGGGGATATTCACCCGATTGCAGCGTCGCACGGCCGTGGCGTCACCAGCCTGTTAGAAACGGTATTACTGCCGTGGATGGGTGATACCGAAAGCGTTGGACCGTTGACGGAAGAAGAAGAGAACGAGGCTTACTGGGCGGCGCTGGCGGCGGAAGAAAACGGTGAGTTGCCGGAAGGCGAGGAAGAGGAGGATTTCGATCCTACAGGCTTGCCGATTAAGCTGGCGATCGTTGGGCGTCCGAACGTAGGTAAGTCCACGCTGACCAACCGTATCCTCGGTGAAGACCGCGTGGTGGTGTATGACATGCCGGGCACCACGCGTGACAGTATCTATATCCCAATGGAGCGTGACGACCGCGAGTATATTTTGATTGATACGGCGGGCGTGCGTAAACGCGGAAAAATCACCGACACGGTGGAAAAGTTCTCGGTGATCAAGACGCTGCAGGCTATTGAAGACGCGAACGTCGTGCTGTTGGTGATTGATGCGCGCGAAGGCATTTCCGATCAAGATTTGTCACTGTTGGGGTTCATCCTTAACAGTGGGCGCTCGTTGGTAATTGTGGTTAACAAGTGGGATGGTTTGTCACAGGAAGTGAAGGATGAAGTCAAAGAGACGTTAGATTTCCGTCTTGGCTTTATCGACTTCGCACGCATTCACTTTATTTCAGCGCTGCACGGCAGCGGTGTTGGCAACCTGTTTGAATCGATTACCGAAGCGTATGATTGCTCTACCCGCCGGGTAAACACCTCAATGCTGACGCGCATCATGAGTATGGCGGAGGATGACCATCAGCCGCCACTGGTGCGTGGCCGTCGGGTAAAACTGAAATATGCGCACGCCGGTGGCTATAACCCACCGATTGTGGTGATCCACGGTAATCAGGTGAAAGATTTGCCGGATTCATATAAGCGCTACCTGATGAACTATTTCCGTCGTTCGCTTAACGTGATGGGAACGCCAATTCGGATTCAGTTTAAAGAGGGCGACAACCCGTTTGCCGGGAAGCGTAACTTGTTAACGCCGAACCAACAACGCAAACGTAAGCGTTTGATGTCGCATTTGAAAAAGAACAAGCGTTAA